Proteins co-encoded in one Medicago truncatula cultivar Jemalong A17 chromosome 8, MtrunA17r5.0-ANR, whole genome shotgun sequence genomic window:
- the LOC11444260 gene encoding protein TORNADO 2 produces the protein MALSNNVIGIINFIAVLLSIPIIGAGIWLSTLQAESCVKILQWPVIILGILILIVGMVGFIGAFWRIPMLLIFYLIAMIVLIVLLGSLVIFVYSVTLRGHGNIEPNRSYLEYRVDDFSFWLRRRVRSSHKWDGIKSCLSSSNMCAELNQSYRIAQDFFNAHLSPLQSGCCKPPTKCGYTFVNPTYWISPINTNEDMDCMKWSNEQTQLCYNCDSCKAGLLATIRIEWRKANVILIVTLIGLILVYLFGCFAFRNAKTEELFRKYKQGYT, from the exons ATGGCATTGAGCAACAATGTGATAGGAATCATAAACTTCATTGCAGTTCTCCTCTCAATCCCAATAATTGGTGCTGGAATTTGGCTATCAACTTTACAAGCAGAATCATGTGTCAAAATCCTACAATGGCCAGTGATCATTTTAGGGATACTAATTTTAATTGTTGGTATGGTTGGTTTCATTGGAGCCTTTTGGAGAATCCCAATGCTTCTCATATTCTACCTTATTGCTATGATTGTGCTCATTGTATTGTTGGGTTCTTTGGTGATTTTTGTGTATTCAGTTACACTTAGAGGTCATGGGAATATTGAACCTAATAGGTCATATTTAGAATATCGAGTGGATGATTTTTCATTTTGGCTTCGTAGAAGGGTTAGAAGTTCACATAAATGGGATGGAATAAAGAGTTGTCTTAGTTCATCAAATATGTGTGCTGAGTTGAATCAAAGTTATAGAATTGCTCAAGATTTCTTTAATGCTCACCTATCACCTTTGCAG TCAGGTTGTTGCAAACCACCAACAAAATGTGGTTACACATTTGTGAACCCAACATATTGGATTAGCCCAATTAACACAAATGAAGACATGGATTGCATGAAATGGAGCAATGAACAAACACAACTTTGCTATAATTGTGACTCATGCAAAGCTGGTTTGTTAGCAACTATTAGGATAGAATGGAGGAAAGCCAATGTGATATTAATAGTTACATTGATTGGTTTAATTCTTGTTTATTTGTTTGGGTGTTTTGCTTTTAGGAATGCCAAAACTGAGGAGCTATTTCGCAAATACAAGCAAGGCTACACTTGA
- the LOC11425239 gene encoding transcription factor bHLH94 — MKIENSCDNTMALETLSSSCNEFSNSNFIIYDTISATSFSSNLIDTTNESSFLENTMNYDHEQAHHEADAAIFDQSNCSMMNSRKRQSMEQEETMNNPQVVQRKKRRRKPRVCKNKEEAETQRITHITVERNRRKQMNEHLAVLRSLMPESYVQRGDQASIVGGAIEFVKELEHLLQSLEARKLQLVQQEVTQNNEDMAISKPPFAQFFVYPQYTWSQTPNKYTSKTKAAIADIEVTLIETHANLRILTRTRPGQLTKLVAGFQRLFLSILHLNVTTIQPLVFYSISAKVEEGFQLGSVDGIATAVHHLLGRIEEEASLTCC; from the exons atgaagattgaaaattctTGTGATAATACAATGGCTTTGGAAACTCTTTCATCATCATGCAATGagttttcaaattcaaacttcATTATCTATGACACAATTTCTGCAACTTCATTTAGTAGTAACCTTATTGATACTACAAATGAGTCTAGTTTCTTGGAAAATACAATGAACTATGATCATGAACAAGCACATCATGAAGCAGATGCTGCAATATTTGATCAAAGTAACTGTTCTATGATGAATAGTAGAAAAAGACAATCTATGGAACAAGAAGAAACAATGAATAATCCTCAAGTGGTGCAAAGGAAAAAGAGGAGGAGAAAACCAAGAGTTTGTAAGAACAAAGAAGAAGCTGAGACACAAAGAATCACACATATTACTGTTGAAAGAAACCGTAGAAAACAAATGAATGAACATCTTGCTGTACTTCGTTCACTCATGCCTGAATCCTATGTTCAAAgg gGTGACCAAGCCTCAATAGTAGGTGGTGCCATAGAGTTTGTGAAGGAGTTAGAGCATCTCTTGCAATCACTTGAAGCTAGAAAGTTACAACTTGTACAACAAGAAGTAACACAAAACAATGAAGACATGGCAATATCAAAACCACCTTTTGCACAATTTTTTGTGTATCCTCAATATACATGGTCCCAAACACCTAACAAATACACATCCAAGACCAAAGCTGCCATAGCTGATATCGAGGTTACATTGATCGAGACTCATGCAAACCTTAGAATTCTCACTAGGACAAGACCAGGACAACTAACTAAATTAGTGGCTGGTTTTCAAAGACTCTTCCTTAGTATCCTACATCTCAATGTCACTACCATACAACCTTTGGTGTTCTACTCTATCAGTGCCAAG GTTGAAGAAGGATTCCAACTTGGATCAGTAGATGGAATTGCAACAGCAGTTCACCATTTACTTGGAAGAATTGAGGAAGAAGCTTCACTAACTTGCTGTTAA
- the LOC11419509 gene encoding putative RING-H2 finger protein ATL53, with protein sequence MSRPDYPTTWIPYINSKDCSQGFCSVYCPQWCYIVYTPPPPPPFQYPDDDSKPYFSPLVIAILGVLATAFLLLTYYTLISKYCGHRESSRRNTNDPVDEIQENRRENCQVSTFGLDDAQIKSIAVFSYKKGDAFFSTTVTDCSVCLSEFQDDESVRLLPMCNHVFHLPCIDTWLKSNSSCPLCRSSVFTSNASTHHVQVPVTIIELPSRNETFLEEQQIVVEEAMMQHSRVESKAPSLRAFSDLCNLQGRERIIEIRDEVCESIGRSVSMDHSFQNGFSIGDVLNMNEDEDDSCEEGCSMDVSSSKISQGESSKSRYKRRVLHCVMSPIAMKRSFSNGRFSLGKIDRGKRQGILPV encoded by the coding sequence ATGTCGCGTCCCGATTATCCAACAACATGGATTCCTTATATAAACAGCAAAGATTGTTCTCAAGGATTTTGTAGCGTGTATTGTCCGCAATGGTGCTACATAGTTTAcactcctccaccaccaccaccttttCAATACCCTGATGATGATtcaaaaccatatttttctCCTCTTGTTATTGCAATTTTGGGAGTTTTAGCCACTGCTTTTTTACTACTAACTTATTACACTCTAATATCCAAATATTGTGGTCACAGAGAATCTTCAAGAAGAAACACCAATGACCCAGTTGATGAAATCCAAGAAAATCGCCGCGAAAATTGTCAAGTTTCAACCTTTGGTTTAGATGATGCTCAAATAAAATCCATTGCAGTTTTTAGCTACAAAAAAGGAGATGCTTTTTTTAGTACTACTGTCACAGATTGTTCAGTTTGTCTAAGTGAGTTTCAAGATGATGAAAGTGTTAGACTTTTACCAATGTGTAACCATGTTTTTCATCTTCCTTGTATTGATACATGGCTTAAATCTAACTCTAGTTGTCCTCTATGTCGTTCTAGCGTATTCACTTCGAATGCTTCAACACATCATGTTCAAGTTCCGGTTACAATTATAGAACTTCCTTCAAGAAATGAAACTTTTTTAGAAGAGCAACAAATAGTTGTGGAAGAAGCAATGATGCAACATAGTAGAGTTGAGTCGAAGGCGCCATCATTGCGCGCTTTTAGTGATTTGTGTAATTTGCaaggaagagaaagaataatCGAAATTAGAGACGAAGTTTGTGAATCGATCGGAAGGTCAGTGTCTATGGATCATTCATTTCAAAATGGTTTTTCAATTGGTGATGTGTTGAAtatgaatgaagatgaagatgattctTGTGAAGAAGGATGTTCAATGGATGTTAGTTCATCAAAGATATCACAAGGAGAAAGTAGTAAATCAAGGTACAAAAGAAGAGTGTTGCATTGTGTTATGAGTCCAATTGCAATGAAGAGATCGTTTTCTAATGGAAGATTTTCACTTGGTAAAATTGATAGAGGAAAAAGGCAAGGAATTTTGCCtgtttga